In Terriglobia bacterium, the sequence CACGAAGGCCCTGAACCAAGCGGTCAGGCGGAACAAACACCGGTTCCCCGATGATTTTGTGTTTCAACTCACGAAGAAGGAAGTGGGTCTTTTGAGGTCACAAATTGTGACCTCAAATAGGCGAGGTGGTAGACGCTATCTTCCTTATGCATTCACCGAACATGGGGCCATCATGGCTGCCAATATTCTCAACAGCGAACAGGCTGTTACCATGAGCGTGTTCGTCGTGCGTGCATTCATCAAAATGCGAGAAATCCTAGGCGGAAACAGGAAGTTGGCGGTAAAGCTCGCAGAATTAGAACGCAACTTGACGACGCGCCTCGCGATCCATGAGGAAGCTATCGTGCAGCTCTTCAAAGAAATACGTGAGTTGCTCAAACCGCCACCGGCACAACCGGAATCCAAGAAACGCAGGATTGGATTTCATCGCGGGTAGGCAAATTGAGGTTTGGTAGGTCGACCTGGAAATTAGGGACGATGGAAGTCTGAGATGGCGAGAGCACAGCGGCATTATCTGCCGGGACAAATCTGGCAATTTACCGAGCGCTGTCATGAGCCTCGTTTCGGTGAACAAACCCACGATTAAATGCCGGTAAGCTTGCGCCCCGCTTGCACTCCGACCACTGCCTGCTTGACGCCCGCGTTACCCTCGCCCCATACTTCCGTTCCAGAAACGGTGCGATCTATGACAGATACAAACGACAAGCAACACCGCTCGATCCTGCGAGGAATTGCCCATCGGGCGATGCTGGAACGAGGACTTGTTCCAGATTTTCCATTCCAGGCGCTTGCCGAGCTCGACGGAATCCACGGGCCAGCGACGCACACTGACGGATCGACGCGCGATCTCAGGAACCTTCTCTGGTGCTCCATCGACAACGATGATTCGCGTGATCTCGACCAGCTGACCGTTGCCGAATCCCTCCAAGGCAGCACCGATGGGGTCGTCAAGGTCCTGGTCGCCGTTGCCGACGTTGACGCCGTCGTCAAGAAGCGGTCGGCACTTGACGATCATGCGCGGCAAAACACCACCTCGGTCTACACGGTGGCCGAGACCTTTCCGATGCTGCCTGAGAAACTCTCCACGGATTTGACCTCTCTCAACCTTGAGTCAGACCGC encodes:
- a CDS encoding ORF6N domain-containing protein; protein product: MKRQLGVLTTDHIENLIYVVDEQRVMMDTDLARIYGVSTKALNQAVRRNKHRFPDDFVFQLTKKEVGLLRSQIVTSNRRGGRRYLPYAFTEHGAIMAANILNSEQAVTMSVFVVRAFIKMREILGGNRKLAVKLAELERNLTTRLAIHEEAIVQLFKEIRELLKPPPAQPESKKRRIGFHRG